Proteins encoded within one genomic window of Bacillus thuringiensis:
- a CDS encoding autorepressor SdpR family transcription factor, translated as MNQAFKALADPTRRKILDLLKEGDLTAGEIAEHFNMTKPSISHHLNALKNAELIQDEKKGQFVMYSLNTTVFQDLLTWVFTFTNKGEEGK; from the coding sequence TTGAATCAAGCATTCAAAGCATTAGCAGATCCAACAAGGCGAAAAATTTTAGACTTATTAAAAGAAGGTGATCTAACCGCTGGTGAGATTGCTGAACATTTCAATATGACAAAACCAAGTATTTCACACCACTTAAACGCACTTAAAAATGCTGAACTTATTCAAGATGAAAAGAAAGGGCAATTCGTTATGTACTCTTTAAACACAACTGTCTTTCAAGATTTATTGACTTGGGTGTTTACGTTTACGAATAAGGGGGAAGAGGGGAAATGA
- a CDS encoding SdpI family protein — translation MRKHLVAIILIFIAGLAWAYAWPNLPDTMAIHWGTEGVNGYASKFNAMLLLLGIMIFTYVLLTITPKIDPKKKNYDKFSKGYTIMIYSVAVLLFLVNMLVIGVGLGYDIPMNSTPLILVGLLFIVIGNYLPQCKPNYFVGIRTPWTLSNEEVWRKTHRFSGKVFVALGIIMILSVFVPVTWKSFIMVGIIIGAVGLTMGYSYVAYKKELKM, via the coding sequence ATGAGAAAGCATCTTGTCGCAATTATATTAATTTTTATAGCTGGTCTAGCTTGGGCATATGCATGGCCGAATTTGCCTGATACAATGGCAATTCATTGGGGAACTGAAGGTGTAAATGGTTATGCTTCCAAATTTAATGCAATGCTGTTGCTACTTGGGATTATGATTTTTACTTATGTTTTATTAACAATTACCCCAAAGATTGATCCTAAGAAAAAGAATTATGATAAGTTTTCTAAAGGTTATACGATAATGATCTATAGCGTAGCAGTATTATTATTTTTAGTTAATATGCTTGTAATTGGGGTGGGGTTAGGCTATGACATTCCAATGAATAGTACACCGCTTATTCTTGTTGGTCTTTTATTTATAGTCATCGGCAACTACTTACCACAATGTAAACCAAATTACTTTGTAGGCATAAGAACACCGTGGACGTTAAGTAACGAAGAAGTATGGAGAAAAACACACCGTTTTAGTGGGAAGGTGTTTGTTGCATTAGGGATTATTATGATTTTAAGTGTTTTTGTACCAGTAACGTGGAAATCTTTCATAATGGTTGGAATTATTATTGGTGCAGTAGGATTAACGATGGGATATTCCTATGTCGCTTATAAAAAAGAACTAAAAATGTAA
- a CDS encoding AraC family transcriptional regulator, whose protein sequence is MDSLKNMNAAMQYIENNLTNEIDFKEVAKIAYCSEYHFKRMFSFLAGISLSEYIRCRRLTLAAFELKNSDTKVINVAIKYGYNSPDSFSRAFQNLHGITPSEARNSSRSLKAYSPMTFQLSIQGGHEMNYRIEEKEPFQIIGITKRVPIVFNGVNEEIASMWKGLNPETIQTLKSLSNVEPNGIISASTNFSEGRMEEKGELDHYIGVATTKDCPEQFAQLEVAASTWAIFEAVGPFPDALQNVWGRIYSEWFPSSNYELAEGPEILWNEQKDTSSPNFKSEIWIPVLKK, encoded by the coding sequence ATGGATTCACTTAAAAACATGAATGCGGCAATGCAGTATATTGAAAACAACCTTACAAATGAAATTGATTTTAAAGAAGTCGCAAAAATAGCTTACTGCTCCGAATATCATTTCAAAAGAATGTTTTCTTTCCTAGCTGGCATATCACTATCAGAATATATTCGCTGTAGACGTCTTACTCTCGCTGCTTTTGAACTAAAGAATAGCGATACAAAAGTCATTAATGTCGCTATAAAATATGGCTACAATTCACCAGATTCATTCTCTCGTGCCTTTCAGAACTTGCACGGCATAACACCTTCAGAGGCCCGAAATAGTAGTCGATCTTTAAAAGCCTATTCACCAATGACCTTCCAATTATCTATTCAAGGAGGACATGAAATGAACTATCGAATTGAAGAAAAAGAACCATTTCAAATTATTGGTATTACGAAACGAGTACCGATTGTATTTAACGGTGTAAATGAAGAAATCGCTTCTATGTGGAAAGGTTTAAATCCAGAGACCATTCAAACGTTAAAGTCACTTTCAAATGTGGAACCGAATGGAATCATTAGTGCTTCTACTAACTTTTCTGAAGGCAGAATGGAGGAAAAAGGTGAACTCGATCACTATATTGGAGTAGCCACAACGAAAGATTGTCCAGAGCAATTCGCGCAACTTGAAGTCGCAGCTTCAACATGGGCTATATTTGAAGCTGTCGGTCCATTTCCTGATGCACTGCAAAATGTATGGGGACGCATTTATTCCGAATGGTTTCCTTCTTCCAACTATGAACTGGCAGAAGGACCAGAAATATTGTGGAATGAGCAGAAAGATACATCTTCTCCAAACTTTAAAAGTGAAATTTGGATACCTGTTTTGAAGAAATAA
- a CDS encoding ABC transporter ATP-binding protein gives MKTVLEAKNIEKVYDTGGNKFAALKGINLQVKEGEFVGIMGPSGSGKTTLLNVLSTIDNATNGEILIDGKDIVKMNDDKLALFRRDHLGFIFQDYNLLDTLTVKENIALPLALSKVKASEIDRRVLEISKKFGIDHILSQFPYQVSGGQKQRCAASRAIVTNPSMIFGDEPTGALDSKSATDLLESMKSLNEYDNSTILMVTHDAFAASYCKRVIFIKDGELYKELHRGELTRKQFFQQVVDVMSSISGGMADDLI, from the coding sequence ATGAAAACAGTGTTAGAAGCAAAAAATATTGAAAAAGTATATGACACGGGTGGTAATAAATTTGCAGCGTTAAAAGGTATTAACTTACAAGTAAAAGAAGGTGAGTTCGTTGGAATTATGGGACCTTCTGGTTCTGGTAAGACGACTTTACTAAACGTTCTTTCTACAATTGATAATGCGACGAACGGTGAAATTTTAATTGATGGAAAAGATATCGTGAAGATGAACGATGATAAGTTAGCGTTATTCCGCCGCGATCATTTAGGGTTCATTTTCCAAGATTATAACTTATTAGATACGTTAACTGTAAAAGAGAACATTGCGCTACCTCTTGCGTTATCAAAGGTGAAAGCGAGTGAGATTGATCGCCGCGTTCTTGAAATCTCAAAGAAATTCGGTATTGATCATATTTTAAGTCAGTTCCCATATCAAGTATCTGGTGGACAGAAGCAAAGATGTGCGGCATCACGCGCAATCGTTACAAATCCAAGTATGATTTTTGGGGACGAGCCAACGGGAGCACTTGATTCTAAATCAGCAACAGATTTATTAGAAAGTATGAAGTCGTTAAATGAATATGATAACTCTACAATTTTAATGGTAACACACGATGCGTTTGCGGCAAGTTACTGTAAACGAGTTATTTTCATTAAAGATGGTGAGTTATATAAAGAATTGCACCGCGGCGAATTAACGCGCAAACAGTTCTTCCAACAAGTCGTTGACGTAATGTCTTCTATTTCTGGAGGTATGGCTGATGACCTTATCTAG